A genome region from Prochlorococcus marinus CUG1417 includes the following:
- the atpA gene encoding F0F1 ATP synthase subunit alpha, which produces MVSIRPDEISSILKQQITDYDQSVSVSNVGTVLQIGDGIARIYGLDQVMAGELLEFEDGTEGIALNLEDDNVGAVLMGEALGVQEGSNVKSTGKIASVPVGEAMQGRVVNPLGQPIDGKGEIPTSDNRLIEEMAPGIIKRRSVHEPMQTGITSIDAMIPVGRGQRELIIGDRQTGKSAIAIDTIINQKGQDVVCVYVAIGQKSASVANIVEVLRERGALDYTVVVSAGASEPAALQYLAPYTGAAIAEHFMYQGKATLVIYDDLTKQAQAYRQMSLLLKRPPGREAYPGDVFYLHSRLLERAAKLSDAMGGGSMTALPIIETQAGDVSAYIPTNVISITDGQIFLSADLFNSGLRPAINVGISVSRVGGAAQTKAIKKIAGTLKLELAQFDELAAFSQFASDLDEATQQQLERGKRLRELLKQPQFSPLNLAEQVAVVYAGVKGLIDEVPVEDVTKFATELREYLKLNKSEFIEEILKEKKLNDGLEATLKEVINEVKSSMLATV; this is translated from the coding sequence ATGGTATCTATACGCCCTGATGAAATCAGTTCAATCTTAAAACAACAAATAACTGATTATGACCAATCTGTAAGTGTTAGCAATGTAGGAACTGTTCTGCAAATCGGTGATGGCATTGCAAGAATATATGGCTTAGATCAGGTCATGGCAGGTGAGTTATTGGAATTTGAAGATGGTACCGAGGGTATAGCTTTAAATCTAGAAGATGATAATGTTGGAGCTGTTTTAATGGGAGAGGCACTTGGTGTCCAAGAAGGAAGTAACGTTAAGTCCACAGGTAAAATCGCATCTGTTCCAGTTGGTGAAGCAATGCAGGGGAGAGTTGTTAATCCTCTAGGTCAACCAATTGATGGGAAAGGTGAAATTCCTACGAGTGATAATAGATTAATTGAAGAAATGGCTCCTGGAATAATCAAGAGAAGATCAGTGCATGAACCAATGCAAACAGGTATTACATCTATTGATGCAATGATTCCTGTTGGAAGAGGTCAAAGAGAATTAATTATTGGTGATAGACAAACTGGAAAATCTGCTATTGCTATCGATACGATAATCAACCAAAAAGGCCAAGATGTAGTTTGTGTTTACGTAGCTATTGGTCAGAAGTCAGCATCAGTAGCAAACATCGTAGAGGTATTAAGAGAGAGAGGAGCACTAGATTATACAGTCGTAGTTAGTGCAGGAGCTTCTGAACCTGCTGCTTTACAGTACTTAGCACCTTATACCGGTGCAGCAATTGCCGAACATTTTATGTATCAGGGTAAAGCAACACTCGTTATTTATGATGATCTAACAAAACAAGCTCAGGCTTACAGACAAATGTCTCTCCTTTTAAAAAGACCACCAGGAAGAGAAGCTTATCCTGGAGACGTGTTCTATTTACACAGTAGATTACTAGAGAGAGCAGCAAAACTTTCTGATGCTATGGGAGGAGGCTCTATGACAGCTCTTCCAATTATTGAAACTCAGGCAGGGGACGTTTCGGCTTACATCCCAACTAACGTTATTTCAATTACAGATGGACAAATATTCTTGAGTGCAGATTTATTTAACTCAGGATTAAGACCCGCTATTAATGTAGGTATTTCTGTTAGCCGTGTTGGAGGTGCCGCTCAGACAAAAGCAATTAAAAAAATTGCAGGAACTTTAAAATTAGAACTCGCACAGTTTGATGAACTAGCTGCTTTTTCTCAATTTGCATCCGATCTTGATGAAGCAACTCAGCAACAACTTGAAAGAGGTAAAAGACTAAGAGAGTTATTAAAGCAACCTCAATTCTCCCCGCTTAACCTAGCAGAACAAGTTGCAGTAGTTTATGCAGGAGTTAAAGGTCTTATTGATGAGGTACCTGTTGAAGATGTTACTAAATTTGCAACTGAACTTAGGGAATACCTAAAGTTAAATAAATCAGAATTTATAGAAGAAATTCTTAAAGAAAAGAAATTAAATGATGGATTAGAAGCAACACTAAAAGAGGTGATAAATGAAGTTAAATCATCAATGCTTGCCACAGTTTAA
- the atpH gene encoding ATP synthase F1 subunit delta, with protein sequence MPLLNSVTTPYAEALLQVVNENSQTEEMVSEVKQLLELINDSPELEKALSSPILETDAKKKIIIEIFSNKVNSSLLNFLKLLADRQRIGILTSILDRFLEIYRENSNIALATVTSAVELTDEQKGLITKKIINIAGTEKLELVTKIDPSLIGGFVASVGSKVIDASLASQIRKLGLSLSK encoded by the coding sequence ATGCCACTATTAAATTCAGTTACTACACCATACGCAGAGGCATTACTTCAAGTTGTGAATGAAAATTCGCAAACTGAAGAGATGGTTTCTGAGGTTAAACAACTTTTGGAATTAATAAATGATTCCCCTGAATTGGAGAAGGCATTATCCTCTCCCATTTTAGAGACAGATGCTAAGAAGAAAATCATTATTGAAATTTTTTCAAATAAGGTTAATTCTTCTTTACTAAATTTCTTGAAATTATTGGCCGATAGGCAAAGAATTGGAATCCTCACTTCAATTCTTGATAGGTTTTTAGAGATTTACCGAGAAAATAGTAATATTGCTTTGGCAACTGTTACTTCTGCAGTCGAGCTTACTGATGAACAGAAAGGTTTAATTACCAAAAAGATCATCAATATTGCTGGAACAGAAAAATTAGAACTTGTAACTAAAATCGACCCATCTCTTATTGGTGGTTTCGTCGCCAGTGTAGGATCAAAAGTAATTGATGCTTCCCTTGCTTCACAAATTAGAAAACTTGGCTTATCCCTTTCCAAGTAA
- a CDS encoding F0F1 ATP synthase subunit B has protein sequence MNLTLLATEGFGLNFNLFETNILNWAVVVFGLYKFLPGFLGKMLQKRREGILLELKDAEDRLLNATQALEKAKKDLSSAEEKASQIKADSLKRSESIRMESEKKAIEEMARIKQSAISDESSEASRAISQLRKEAVELAIKKALESLPNRLDKTTQENLVTQSINNIEVN, from the coding sequence ATGAATTTAACTCTTTTAGCTACAGAAGGTTTTGGATTGAACTTCAATTTATTCGAAACTAATATCCTTAATTGGGCTGTAGTGGTTTTCGGTCTTTATAAATTTTTGCCTGGTTTCTTAGGTAAAATGCTTCAAAAAAGGAGAGAAGGAATCCTTCTTGAATTAAAAGATGCTGAAGATCGACTCCTAAATGCAACTCAAGCTTTAGAAAAGGCGAAGAAAGATTTATCTTCAGCAGAAGAAAAAGCTTCTCAAATAAAAGCAGATTCTCTTAAAAGATCTGAATCAATCAGAATGGAAAGTGAGAAAAAAGCGATAGAGGAGATGGCACGAATTAAACAAAGTGCAATTTCTGATGAGAGCTCTGAAGCATCCAGAGCAATTTCTCAACTACGAAAAGAAGCTGTTGAACTGGCAATTAAGAAAGCTTTAGAATCTCTCCCAAATCGACTTGATAAAACAACACAAGAAAATTTGGTAACTCAATCAATTAACAATATTGAGGTGAACTAA
- a CDS encoding F0F1 ATP synthase subunit B' has product MLAFNFFGASEGGLFDINATLPLMAIQVVALTYILNSLFFKPVGNVVEKREKFVSNNIIEAKNKLSEVKKLEADLLTQLQSARTEAQRIVSEAENESDKLYKEALELANNEANASKEKARLEIESQTSAARDQLSKQADDLSKLIVNRLILEK; this is encoded by the coding sequence ATGTTGGCCTTTAATTTTTTTGGTGCTTCAGAAGGTGGATTATTTGATATAAATGCCACTTTGCCACTAATGGCAATACAAGTAGTTGCACTTACTTACATATTAAATTCTCTCTTTTTTAAGCCTGTTGGCAATGTTGTAGAAAAAAGAGAAAAGTTTGTAAGTAATAATATTATTGAGGCCAAAAATAAACTTTCTGAGGTTAAAAAATTAGAAGCTGATTTATTAACTCAGCTTCAAAGTGCACGTACAGAAGCCCAACGAATTGTGAGCGAAGCAGAGAATGAGTCTGACAAGCTTTATAAAGAAGCACTAGAACTTGCTAATAATGAAGCAAATGCTTCAAAAGAAAAGGCAAGACTAGAAATTGAAAGTCAGACGTCCGCTGCTCGTGATCAACTTTCTAAACAGGCTGATGATCTAAGCAAACTTATTGTTAATAGATTGATTCTAGAAAAATGA
- the atpE gene encoding ATP synthase F0 subunit C produces the protein MDSITSAASVVAAGLAVGLGAIGPGLGQGNAAQGAVEGIARQPEAEGKIRGTLLLSFAFMESLTIYGLVVALVLLFANPFS, from the coding sequence ATGGATTCGATTACTTCCGCTGCATCAGTTGTAGCTGCTGGTTTAGCAGTTGGTCTAGGTGCTATTGGCCCAGGTCTTGGACAAGGTAACGCAGCTCAAGGTGCTGTTGAGGGTATTGCCCGTCAGCCAGAAGCTGAAGGTAAAATCAGAGGAACTCTTCTTTTGTCTTTCGCTTTCATGGAGTCATTAACAATTTACGGATTAGTTGTGGCTTTGGTACTACTTTTTGCGAATCCTTTTTCCTAA
- the atpB gene encoding F0F1 ATP synthase subunit A yields the protein MFFNSLLTNFAALEVGQHLYWQIGNIRLHGQVFLTSWILLGALLVFISLGTKKMENDPKGLQNLLEFLWDYIRDLARTQIGEKVYRDWMPFIGTLFLFVFVSNWGGALIPWRLIKLPSGELGAPTADINTTIALALLVSLSYFYAGLSNKGWRYFEYYVHPTPIMLPFKILEDFTKPLSLSFRLFGNILADELVVGVLVFLVPLILPIPVMFLGLFTSAIQALIFATLAAYYIGEAVEEHH from the coding sequence ATGTTTTTTAATTCCTTGCTAACAAATTTTGCAGCACTAGAAGTTGGTCAACATCTTTATTGGCAAATTGGAAATATCAGACTTCATGGGCAGGTATTTTTAACATCTTGGATTTTATTAGGAGCGTTATTAGTTTTTATTTCTTTAGGAACTAAAAAAATGGAAAATGATCCTAAAGGCCTTCAAAACCTGCTTGAGTTCCTCTGGGATTACATTAGAGATCTTGCTAGGACGCAAATAGGTGAAAAAGTTTATAGAGATTGGATGCCATTTATAGGGACTTTATTTTTATTCGTCTTTGTTAGTAATTGGGGAGGGGCTTTAATTCCTTGGAGATTGATTAAGTTACCAAGTGGAGAATTAGGAGCACCTACTGCAGATATCAATACAACTATAGCCTTGGCTTTATTGGTTTCACTTTCTTATTTCTATGCTGGTTTAAGCAATAAGGGTTGGAGATACTTCGAATACTATGTTCACCCAACTCCTATTATGCTTCCTTTCAAAATTCTAGAGGACTTTACGAAACCTTTATCACTCTCTTTCAGGTTATTTGGAAATATTTTGGCTGATGAACTTGTTGTTGGTGTTCTAGTCTTTTTAGTTCCGCTAATTCTTCCAATACCTGTTATGTTCCTAGGATTATTTACCAGTGCAATTCAGGCATTGATTTTTGCAACTTTAGCGGCCTACTACATTGGAGAAGCTGTTGAAGAACATCATTAG
- a CDS encoding FtsW/RodA/SpoVE family cell cycle protein, with the protein MEIRQEKIKYKRISKRKKTHNPFKESNQRNVIESFFPLPWTIWPYEAKILILIIGIWSIFGICILGSSSWWVASREMGNWAYFLKKQIIWTIPGIGLFYCVLNTKIRNLLKFSRIIFYILFFLIFLTNITGITVNGSSRWLELGNLRLQPSELIKPFLILEASNLFAHWNLIKNDKKLISIFSFGLLILLILKQPNLSTASLTGILFWVMGLCGGVKLSSLFSFASLGFFTGCFSILNNEYQKLRVTSFINPWADQQESGFQLVQSLLAIGSGGLFGQGFGLSIQKLQYLPFMYTDFIFAIFAEEFGLLGCTLFLGFLAIFSYISLRISIKCRNNYTKLVAIGCGVLLTGQSIMHIAVTTGSMPTTGLPLPFISYGGNSLMASFFIAGMLLRCSLESTGFIGLISTRKTLN; encoded by the coding sequence TTGGAGATAAGGCAAGAAAAAATAAAATATAAAAGAATTTCTAAAAGAAAAAAAACCCATAATCCTTTTAAAGAAAGTAATCAAAGGAACGTAATAGAGTCTTTTTTTCCTTTACCTTGGACAATATGGCCTTATGAGGCAAAAATTTTAATATTAATTATTGGAATTTGGTCAATATTTGGAATATGCATTCTAGGATCTTCAAGTTGGTGGGTGGCTAGCAGAGAAATGGGAAACTGGGCTTATTTCTTGAAAAAACAAATTATTTGGACAATTCCAGGCATTGGTCTGTTTTATTGCGTTCTGAATACGAAAATTAGAAATCTTTTAAAGTTTTCAAGAATTATTTTTTATATTTTATTTTTTTTGATTTTTCTAACGAATATTACTGGTATTACGGTAAATGGCTCTTCAAGATGGTTAGAACTAGGGAACTTACGTCTGCAACCATCTGAATTAATAAAACCTTTTCTAATTCTTGAAGCTTCTAACCTTTTTGCTCATTGGAATCTTATAAAGAATGATAAAAAATTAATTTCAATATTCTCCTTTGGTTTGTTAATTTTATTAATACTCAAGCAACCTAATTTAAGTACTGCATCTTTAACTGGAATTCTTTTTTGGGTAATGGGTTTATGCGGAGGCGTAAAACTTAGCTCTCTTTTTTCATTTGCTTCATTAGGGTTCTTTACTGGATGTTTTAGCATCCTAAATAACGAATATCAAAAACTTAGAGTTACTTCATTTATTAATCCTTGGGCAGACCAACAGGAAAGTGGATTTCAATTGGTTCAGAGTTTATTAGCAATAGGTTCAGGTGGTCTGTTTGGCCAAGGTTTTGGACTGTCTATACAAAAATTACAGTATCTACCTTTCATGTACACAGATTTTATTTTTGCCATTTTTGCTGAAGAATTTGGTTTGTTAGGGTGTACTTTATTCTTAGGTTTTTTAGCAATATTCTCTTATATAAGCCTAAGAATAAGTATTAAGTGCAGGAACAACTATACAAAATTAGTTGCTATCGGATGTGGCGTATTGTTAACAGGTCAATCAATAATGCATATTGCTGTAACAACAGGTTCAATGCCTACTACAGGCTTACCACTACCCTTCATTAGTTATGGTGGCAATTCATTAATGGCGTCTTTTTTTATTGCAGGTATGTTACTGAGATGTTCATTAGAATCAACAGGATTCATAGGTCTTATTAGTACACGAAAGACTCTTAATTAG
- a CDS encoding cytochrome c biogenesis protein CcdA, with amino-acid sequence MQNGLNSPGPFTIFLVFSAGLLTSLGPCSLSLMPVTIAYIGGTEKNKFKLISFSGGVVFSLVALGAASGFLGKIYGQIPSYYTSFVALIAIIMGLNLLGILKFQFPNGPDIKIFEDKIPTFITPFAIGTTFGLASSPCITPVLATLLAWVSQAKNPIISIIFLFFFGIGQVTPLIIAGATAENLKQFLALRKFSQIIPTLSGIFLVSLGLLNLFSNWI; translated from the coding sequence ATGCAGAATGGTCTTAATAGTCCTGGTCCATTTACTATATTTTTGGTTTTCAGTGCAGGACTTTTAACAAGTCTTGGGCCATGTTCATTATCATTAATGCCAGTGACTATTGCTTACATCGGCGGAACAGAGAAAAATAAATTTAAACTTATTAGTTTTTCAGGAGGTGTAGTTTTTTCGCTTGTTGCACTGGGGGCTGCGAGTGGATTCTTAGGTAAAATATATGGGCAAATTCCATCTTATTACACTTCATTTGTTGCCCTAATAGCAATAATAATGGGTTTAAATTTATTAGGAATTCTAAAGTTTCAGTTTCCGAATGGACCTGATATAAAAATATTTGAAGATAAAATACCAACATTTATAACGCCTTTTGCCATAGGGACTACTTTTGGATTAGCCTCTTCGCCATGCATAACTCCAGTTTTAGCAACTCTTTTGGCTTGGGTATCGCAAGCTAAAAACCCGATAATCTCAATTATTTTTTTATTTTTCTTTGGTATAGGCCAAGTAACCCCATTAATCATTGCAGGAGCTACAGCAGAAAACTTAAAGCAATTTTTAGCTCTTAGAAAATTTAGTCAAATAATTCCTACTTTAAGTGGGATATTTTTAGTTTCCCTAGGGTTATTAAATTTATTTTCAAATTGGATTTAA
- a CDS encoding cytochrome c biogenesis protein ResB translates to MIIFKNLILKISSLRFSISLIIFIAIASGIGTFIPQGSNGKFYIDNFDSAPIFGFLDGEKVLKLQLDHIYTSFWFLFTLILLCISLAACSFRRQIPSLKASLKWIEYKSEKKFSKLQLSTSHPINQDGEHISKVDLLLKKKGWKTYKFNSHISARKGLIGKIGPLVVHIGLIILLIGSAYGSFTSQSKEQYLLPGETLDLINESTNSKANIKLVDFFIERESDGVPKQFISKLNFSSEDLNLNEIKTTKVNHPIRFKGLTIYQADWAISNVVLEIDNILYQLQLKEIPEIGNQLWGVLVELGSDTKKNFLLTIDNENGPLKISNIENFSGNNLYINDDPLEVNSSKVSLKKIIPSSGLIIKNDPSIPFIYFSFILIIFGTIISLIPTNQLWILVNKESQKLSIGGLSNKNLVGFKKEFFKLSDEIKNF, encoded by the coding sequence ATGATTATTTTTAAGAATCTAATTTTAAAAATATCAAGTTTAAGATTCTCTATATCGCTGATAATCTTCATTGCTATTGCCTCTGGAATAGGTACTTTTATACCTCAAGGTAGTAATGGTAAATTCTATATTGATAATTTCGATAGTGCTCCCATTTTTGGATTTTTAGATGGAGAAAAAGTCTTAAAACTTCAATTGGATCATATATACACAAGCTTTTGGTTTTTATTTACATTAATTCTTCTTTGCATTTCTCTTGCAGCTTGTAGTTTCAGGAGACAAATTCCTTCATTAAAAGCTTCATTGAAATGGATTGAATATAAGAGCGAGAAAAAGTTTAGCAAACTGCAACTAAGTACAAGTCATCCAATCAATCAAGATGGAGAACATATATCAAAAGTAGATTTATTACTTAAAAAAAAAGGATGGAAAACATACAAATTTAATAGTCATATTTCTGCAAGAAAGGGGTTAATTGGAAAAATCGGTCCTTTAGTTGTACATATCGGATTAATAATCTTACTTATAGGTTCAGCATATGGAAGTTTTACAAGTCAATCAAAAGAACAATATTTACTGCCTGGAGAAACTTTAGATCTTATTAATGAGAGCACAAACTCAAAAGCCAATATAAAATTAGTCGATTTCTTTATAGAACGTGAAAGTGATGGTGTGCCCAAACAGTTTATTTCAAAATTAAATTTTTCTTCCGAAGATCTAAATTTAAATGAAATAAAAACAACCAAAGTTAATCACCCAATAAGGTTTAAAGGATTAACTATTTATCAAGCAGATTGGGCAATATCAAATGTTGTTTTAGAAATAGATAATATCCTTTATCAATTACAATTAAAGGAGATTCCAGAAATTGGTAATCAACTTTGGGGAGTTTTAGTTGAATTAGGATCGGATACTAAAAAAAATTTTCTTTTGACAATAGATAATGAAAATGGTCCACTTAAAATTTCGAATATAGAAAATTTTTCCGGGAATAATCTCTATATCAATGACGATCCTTTAGAAGTTAACTCTTCAAAAGTATCTCTGAAAAAAATAATCCCCAGCAGTGGATTAATAATTAAAAATGATCCATCAATACCATTTATTTACTTTTCTTTTATCTTAATAATTTTTGGAACAATAATAAGTCTTATACCAACTAACCAATTATGGATACTGGTAAATAAAGAATCACAAAAGTTATCTATTGGAGGCCTTAGTAATAAAAATCTAGTTGGTTTTAAAAAAGAATTTTTTAAATTATCAGACGAAATAAAAAATTTTTAA
- the queF gene encoding preQ(1) synthase gives MSKAKLDDSTQRPLYGERIIEESKIICFDNPNKKRIYEISIQLPEFTCKCPFSGYPDFAELNIIYQPNLKVYELKSLKLYINNYRDIKISHEEVVNRIMDDLVNEGSPHWIHLNAAFNPRGNVSMQLDIFSGQKRN, from the coding sequence ATGAGTAAAGCTAAATTAGATGATTCGACACAAAGACCTTTATATGGTGAGAGAATTATTGAAGAATCAAAAATAATTTGTTTCGATAATCCAAATAAGAAAAGAATTTATGAAATTTCTATTCAGTTACCTGAATTTACATGTAAGTGCCCCTTTTCTGGTTATCCAGATTTTGCAGAGCTAAATATCATTTATCAACCTAATTTGAAAGTTTATGAGTTGAAGTCTTTAAAGCTTTATATTAACAACTATAGAGATATAAAAATATCACATGAGGAAGTTGTAAATAGAATTATGGATGATTTAGTGAATGAAGGTTCACCTCATTGGATACATTTAAATGCTGCATTTAACCCCAGAGGGAATGTCTCTATGCAGTTAGATATTTTTAGTGGGCAGAAAAGAAATTAA
- a CDS encoding P-II family nitrogen regulator, translated as MKKIEAIIRPFKLEDVKIALVNSGIVGMTVSEVRGFGRQKGQVERYRGSEFTVEFLQKLKVEVVVEDEKVNSVIDAIAEAAKTGEIGDGKIFITSIDSVVRIRTGDKDEEAL; from the coding sequence ATGAAGAAAATTGAGGCGATCATACGTCCGTTTAAACTAGAGGATGTAAAAATTGCATTAGTAAACTCAGGTATTGTCGGAATGACAGTTAGCGAAGTCAGAGGTTTTGGGAGGCAAAAAGGACAAGTTGAAAGATATAGAGGTTCCGAATTTACTGTAGAGTTCCTTCAAAAACTCAAAGTAGAAGTTGTAGTGGAAGATGAAAAGGTTAATTCAGTAATAGATGCGATTGCTGAAGCAGCAAAAACTGGTGAGATAGGTGATGGAAAAATATTCATCACATCAATTGATTCTGTTGTGAGAATTAGAACTGGCGACAAAGATGAAGAAGCTCTTTAA
- a CDS encoding TlyA family RNA methyltransferase has protein sequence MIKKIRLDLYLLKKGLCETRQKAQGLILAGKVRDINGKVLDKPGHQVLIGSEFFIDSEPMFVSRGGEKLLEAFKKLEIKVKDKICIDAGISTGGFTDCLLQQGAKLVYGIDVGYGQTAWKIRKNPKVVLFERTNIRNLKPKDLLSRSDELPNFVVADLSFISLKLVFKSISNLLVGDCIEGIFLIKPQFEVGKDKVSKGGVVRNPKFHTEAIESVIETAKSFQWNIKNLIASPLVGPAGNHEYLAWMCFKSESNPRINSEYIQNLVRETL, from the coding sequence ATGATTAAAAAAATTAGATTAGACCTTTATCTTCTTAAAAAAGGTTTGTGTGAAACTCGTCAAAAAGCCCAAGGTTTAATTCTTGCTGGCAAGGTTAGAGATATAAATGGAAAAGTATTGGATAAACCTGGACATCAAGTATTGATTGGATCTGAATTTTTTATTGATTCCGAACCTATGTTTGTTTCAAGGGGAGGGGAAAAATTATTGGAGGCATTTAAAAAACTTGAAATTAAAGTAAAAGATAAAATATGTATTGACGCAGGAATCTCAACGGGAGGATTTACTGATTGCTTATTGCAACAAGGAGCAAAGTTAGTCTATGGGATAGATGTTGGTTATGGACAGACTGCATGGAAGATTAGAAAAAACCCAAAAGTGGTACTTTTTGAAAGAACAAATATTCGAAATTTAAAACCTAAGGATCTTTTATCTAGAAGTGATGAATTACCAAATTTTGTAGTTGCTGATTTGTCTTTTATTTCATTAAAGTTAGTTTTTAAATCCATTAGTAATTTATTAGTAGGAGATTGTATAGAAGGGATATTTTTAATTAAACCTCAATTTGAGGTGGGTAAAGATAAAGTCAGTAAAGGTGGTGTAGTTCGTAATCCTAAATTCCATACTGAGGCCATAGAGTCTGTTATTGAAACTGCTAAAAGTTTTCAATGGAATATAAAGAATTTGATAGCTTCTCCTTTAGTAGGCCCTGCTGGAAATCATGAATATTTAGCTTGGATGTGCTTCAAAAGTGAATCAAATCCACGTATTAATAGTGAATATATACAAAATTTAGTAAGAGAAACTCTTTAA
- the purB gene encoding adenylosuccinate lyase encodes MIERYTLPEMGKIWTESSKFQSWLKVELAACEANFSLGKIPENAMKEILSNAKFDESRITEIEKEVKHDVIAFLTSVNEFVGDSGRYIHVGMTSSDVLDTGLSLQLKDSCELLLEEIENLENEVRLLAGKHKNTLMIGRSHAIHGEPISFGFKLAGWLAEIIRNKKRLLTLKESVAIGQISGAMGTYANTNPEVEQITCDLLGLKPDTASTQVISRDRHAEYVQTIALVGASLDRFATEIRNLQRTDVLEVEEGFTKGQKGSSAMPHKRNPIRSERVSGLARILRSYVLTALENVPLWHERDISHSSNERIMLPDVSICLHFMLREMKEIVRNLEVYPKNMLKNLNIYGGVIFSQKVLLLLVEKGFSREKAYRLVQKNAHQAWNTQNGNFKQNIESDNEIMDLIDQSDLEECFNPSIHLNNLSVIWKKLGI; translated from the coding sequence GTGATCGAGCGTTACACATTACCCGAAATGGGGAAAATCTGGACTGAAAGCTCAAAATTCCAGAGTTGGCTTAAGGTTGAATTAGCTGCATGTGAAGCAAATTTTTCCCTCGGGAAAATTCCTGAGAATGCCATGAAAGAGATACTTTCAAATGCAAAGTTTGATGAATCCAGAATTACTGAAATTGAGAAAGAAGTTAAACATGATGTCATAGCATTTCTTACAAGCGTAAATGAATTTGTGGGAGATTCTGGAAGATACATACATGTCGGTATGACCAGTAGCGATGTACTGGATACTGGCTTATCTCTTCAGTTAAAAGATTCTTGCGAATTGTTATTAGAAGAAATTGAGAACCTAGAAAATGAAGTCAGATTATTAGCTGGGAAGCATAAAAATACATTAATGATTGGGAGATCTCATGCAATTCATGGGGAGCCAATTTCTTTCGGTTTTAAACTTGCTGGATGGTTAGCAGAAATAATAAGGAACAAAAAAAGATTGTTAACACTGAAAGAATCTGTAGCAATTGGACAAATAAGCGGAGCCATGGGAACTTACGCTAATACAAACCCTGAGGTGGAACAGATAACTTGTGATTTACTAGGCTTAAAACCAGATACAGCAAGTACGCAGGTTATATCTAGAGACAGACATGCAGAATATGTTCAAACTATTGCACTAGTTGGCGCTTCTCTAGATAGATTTGCAACTGAAATAAGAAATTTACAAAGAACTGATGTTTTAGAAGTTGAAGAGGGCTTTACAAAAGGGCAAAAAGGAAGTTCTGCCATGCCTCACAAAAGAAATCCTATTCGAAGTGAAAGAGTAAGCGGTTTAGCAAGAATTTTGAGGAGTTACGTCTTAACAGCACTGGAAAATGTTCCACTTTGGCACGAAAGAGATATAAGCCATAGTTCAAATGAACGTATCATGTTACCTGACGTATCAATCTGTTTGCATTTTATGCTCAGGGAAATGAAAGAAATAGTACGCAATTTGGAAGTTTATCCAAAAAATATGCTCAAAAATTTAAATATATATGGTGGTGTAATCTTTAGTCAGAAAGTTTTACTTTTGCTTGTAGAGAAGGGCTTTTCTAGAGAAAAGGCTTATAGATTAGTACAAAAAAATGCTCATCAGGCCTGGAATACTCAGAATGGGAATTTTAAACAAAATATAGAGAGTGATAATGAAATAATGGATCTTATTGATCAAAGTGACTTAGAAGAATGTTTTAATCCTTCAATTCATCTCAATAATTTAAGTGTAATATGGAAAAAGTTAGGTATCTAG